In one Vagococcus entomophilus genomic region, the following are encoded:
- a CDS encoding helix-turn-helix domain-containing protein, translating to MELLLEKQLNRQLTLLQLIHIKEYKPKTIAHMLNISEKTVLSDIADFNESYSASSIHMNNDKNLSLHIHDNHTVESAVEEILQSSFSLYLLKLVLTKEPTLKQTCQLTFFSEPTVRRTILKINKWFVYKKYQMKITIEDRLKVVGDENLIQEFLCILLTELYGKEDFKNFSLIYSTCFDLYCYYKKQTHIDLQEIDFIEFSLRFVSLVIRIGLKKKLELTKEFSQLTSEKKLLFNQLSDFLYSKNIFRIFLEKEFNFQFKPENIFSLFIEIDRFYFPKKNQETSSNQLLIEDIIQVTSQAIPLKEEEITLIRTNLNETLLVEKKISYICVDFTHIYYKHLTNLYPQLPKLLEFLLPCLPKNLNKKQHWHYQISITLINYSQVLQEKLLPRFPNKKILILCEKNQFNFLTAQIKYNIPEINEVIICTHHKLKLEYQFINQFNLILLDIPLQDSNITAPTLLLSNFTSENFWRSIKENLG from the coding sequence ATGGAACTACTACTAGAAAAACAATTAAACCGTCAGCTAACATTGTTGCAGCTCATTCATATCAAAGAGTACAAACCAAAAACAATTGCCCATATGTTGAATATATCCGAAAAAACTGTTTTATCAGATATTGCTGATTTCAATGAGTCCTACTCCGCTTCTTCTATCCATATGAACAATGATAAAAACCTTAGCTTACACATCCATGACAACCATACAGTTGAATCTGCAGTAGAAGAAATACTCCAATCTTCCTTCTCTCTTTACTTATTAAAATTAGTTTTAACCAAAGAGCCCACATTAAAACAAACGTGCCAATTGACGTTTTTTAGTGAACCCACTGTCAGAAGAACCATTCTCAAAATTAATAAATGGTTTGTCTACAAAAAATATCAGATGAAAATTACTATAGAAGATCGATTGAAAGTCGTTGGTGATGAAAATCTCATTCAGGAATTTCTTTGTATTCTACTAACCGAATTGTACGGAAAAGAAGATTTTAAGAATTTTTCTCTCATTTATTCTACCTGTTTCGATCTGTATTGCTATTACAAAAAACAAACACATATTGACCTACAGGAAATCGATTTTATCGAATTTTCCCTTCGCTTTGTTTCACTTGTGATTCGAATTGGACTTAAGAAAAAACTTGAACTTACAAAGGAATTTTCTCAACTGACTTCTGAAAAAAAACTATTATTTAATCAGCTTTCTGATTTTCTTTACTCAAAAAATATTTTTCGTATTTTTTTAGAAAAAGAATTTAATTTTCAGTTCAAACCTGAAAATATTTTCTCTTTGTTTATAGAGATTGATCGATTTTATTTTCCAAAAAAAAATCAAGAGACTAGTTCAAATCAACTACTAATTGAAGATATTATACAGGTAACTAGTCAAGCCATACCTCTAAAAGAAGAAGAAATTACGCTCATTCGAACAAATCTTAATGAAACTCTATTAGTAGAAAAGAAAATTTCTTATATTTGTGTTGATTTCACACATATTTATTACAAACATCTTACAAATTTATACCCACAACTACCTAAATTATTAGAGTTTTTACTTCCTTGTTTACCTAAAAATTTGAATAAAAAACAACACTGGCATTATCAAATCTCTATTACTTTAATTAACTACTCCCAGGTATTACAAGAAAAATTATTGCCTCGTTTTCCTAACAAAAAAATCTTGATACTCTGTGAAAAAAACCAATTCAATTTTCTAACTGCACAAATTAAATACAATATCCCTGAAATCAACGAGGTGATCATTTGCACACATCATAAATTAAAATTAGAGTATCAGTTTATTAACCAATTTAATCTGATTTTATTAGATATACCATTACAGGATTCCAATATAACCGCACCAACATTACTACTCAGTA